The window CCGTTTCAGGCGAATACATCCACCGCGATGCCTTTGATTTGGCAGAGCAATATGGCAAAGATATGTTTTATGTGATTAAACACTTCGGCACACAACACCTACCAAACTTATTTGCCGCTAAAGCCGCAGTAGACCGTTTTGCTGCTCGTATGCCCTTTTTGCCGCGCCATTTTGCCGACCGCGCCCTACAAACCCTGTCGCGGCTGCTGCCCGCCCACCTGCCCCCGCGCCTGACCGATTTCCGCCACCGCTACGAACACCATTTAATCCTCAAAACCGCCGATGCAGGCATTGCCGAAACCCGCGATTATTTAAACCAACTGTTTGCCGACCCCCAACAAGGCGCGTTTTTTGAATGCACCCCCGATGAAGCCCAAGCCGCCATGTTGCACCGTTTTGCCGTAGCTTCCGCCGCCGTGCGCTACCGCGCCGTTCACCCCCGCGACACCGAAGACATTGTTGCCCTAGACATCGCCCTGCGCCGCAACGACCACGACTGGTTTGAACAGCTTCCCCCCGAATTAGATGCCAAAATCGCCCGCAAACTCTATTACGGACATTTTTTCTGCCACGTTTTCCATCAAGACTACATCGTCAAAAAAGGCGAAGACTGCTTGGCGGTAGAACACGCCATGTGGAAACTGCTTGACCAACGCGGCGCACACTATCCCGCCGAACACAATGTCGGACATCTTTATCCCGCCGCCCCTGCCCTGCGCGACTTTTACCGCAGCCTCGACCCCACCAACCGCTTTAATGCAGGCATCGGACAAACGTCCAAACAGAAAGACTGGCAATGACCCCCACCACCTACCGCACCCTCGCCGCCCCCGCCGAAGGGCAATTTAAAGACAAAGGCAGCCGCTTTACCGCCTACGCCTACCCCGTTTCCCACGAAAACCAAGTCAAACAACACGTTGAAGCCCTGCGCCAACAGCACCACAAAGCCCGCCACTGGTGCTATGCCTACCGCATCGGCACAGACGGCAACCGTTTCCGCGCCAACGACGACGGCGAACCCTCTGGCAGCGCAGGACGACCCATTTTGGGGCAGATTGACTCATTTAACCTAACCGACACACTGGTGGTGGTGGTGCGTTATTTTGGCGGCACACTATTGGGCGTACCGGGGCTGATTCACGCCTACAAAACCGCCACAGCCAACGCCTTAAGCGATGCCGAAATCATTGAAAAAAACATCGAACAAACCATTGCCCTGCGCTGCGCCTATCCCGTATTGGGCGAAGTGCGCCGCTTGGCAAAACTGCACCAAGCCCAAATCATCGAGCAAGATTTGCAACTGGACTGCCGCCTGCTGCTGCGCGTACCACTGGCACAACTGCACGCCTGCACCGAAGCATGGCGCAAAACAGAATCAGTTAATTTAGAAGAATAAGGAAAGATTGATGGACAATCAAACCCAAGTTTGGATTAGTGAAGTTTTGGGGTGGGCAGAACATTTTTATATGGGTAATGGCTATCCTCATGTTGATTACAAAAGAATGTTTATTTTAGAGCATAAACAACACAATGCCCAAGTGGTCAATAGTGATGTGGTGTTTACCGCTGAAGAAGAAGCGGAATTACAGCATTTATGGTCATTATCGCGTCAAGCATGGGGTGAAGCTTCTGATTTACACGGTATGGCTATTTTGCCTGATAAATTATGGACCAGTGATGTCAATAGCCCCAGTCCGAATTTAAGCGCATTTACCATCACAGGCAATTATTTGGTATTAAGTGAAGCCTGTGGCGAAATTTTGCAGCAGTTTAATTTGGGCAACAGCCAATTGGTTAAGCTGCAAATTTACAATATGGGTACGCTGGAACCTGATGACGAACGATTCTTTTATTTTTTTGACCTTGCTGAATGGCGGCATTATATTTTGCCCGAAAAAAGTGCTTCGTGTCGTTCTTCTGGTTATGAAAGAAATGGATATCAACGCCATGTTTATCATCCTTGGAAAGGAGACTTGGTATTGTCTAAAGAAGCCCCCTATTGTGATTTGGATATTTGGCATGACCCGATGTTAATGCGGTCGGTTTTTTTATCGAAACGGCTGTATCAAGCATTAAGTGATGCAGGCATGAGCCAAGATTGGCATTTAAATCCTTGCGTAATTGATTAAAAACATTTTTAAGTGAGAAGGAAGCCACCATGCTGGAAAATGGTTTTGTTTTACTCAACAGCCATGAATTTAATATTCATCAATTGCTTAACGATTTAA is drawn from Conchiformibius steedae and contains these coding sequences:
- a CDS encoding IMPACT family protein; translation: MTPTTYRTLAAPAEGQFKDKGSRFTAYAYPVSHENQVKQHVEALRQQHHKARHWCYAYRIGTDGNRFRANDDGEPSGSAGRPILGQIDSFNLTDTLVVVVRYFGGTLLGVPGLIHAYKTATANALSDAEIIEKNIEQTIALRCAYPVLGEVRRLAKLHQAQIIEQDLQLDCRLLLRVPLAQLHACTEAWRKTESVNLEE